The sequence ATCGCTCAGAGCACCCAACAGCGCCTTCGCCCCACCACAGCGCGATGCCAACAATCGTCCTACCCGCGTTGAACGCGGAAATCCTCAAACTACTCTTAGTTACTACGCTTTTCTTAACTTTAATACTTCCTTCACCGGAAAAGATTTGTTAGTTACCCAACTGGTAGCGGGAAATGGTAACTCTCCAGCAAATCAATTTGTATCGGCAGGTTTTTTCAACTCTTGGGGTACGCCTTTTTTAGACCAAACTGGCGTAATCACCCCAAACAGCGTCGCCATCCGCGAACTGTTTTATCAGTTTCCGATTGGGGAAAAAATTCGAGTTGCGATCGGCCCCAGAATCAACTACTATCGCTACTTCGATCCCAACCGCTTTACATTTTTCCTCAGAGGCGCAACCAGCTATCAATCTAACGGTAGCACTTTGCTCAATGCGATCGATCGCGGTTCCGGTGCCGTCTTTGTTTGGACTCCTAGTACTAAATTTCAATTCACCGTTGCCTATCTCGCAGAAAATACCGAATTTCTCAATCCTGTCGCCGGATTTAACACTTCCAGCAACCCCGTAAGCGGCTTGTTCAATAGTAGCAATACTATCTCCACTCAATTAGCCTTTTCTCCTAGTTCCAACTTCAATCTCCGACTAATTTATGCCCGTTCCAGTCTCAAAGCTTACAACGGTTTTATTGGCGGTGCGGCTGGGGAACCGTTACCTTACGGTTATGCTGATGATGGATTTGGTGGACAGGTAAGAGACTCTGGTGCAGATACCTTTGTTGCCAACTTCGATTGGCTAATCACCAAAAACTTTGGCATTTTCGGGCGCTATTCCTACGGCGTTATCGACATTAACCCAAAAAACCCTACCAGAAATGGCGGGGAAATTCGCGTTCAATCCATCCAAGCTGGATTAGGTTTTCCTGACGTAGGTAAAAAAGGCGCTTTGGGCGTAATATCCTTCCTCATTCCCTACGATTATCTCTCTGGCACTCGCTTTCTGTTATCTGGCGCAGGGAATGGCGGCACTCAGTACGAGTTAGAGGCATCCTACTATTACCCAATTAACAACAATATCGCTGTAGTACCAGCGTTCTACGCCATTTTTAATGCCAACAACTTCGATAACAATCCCACTGTGTTTGTGGGCAATCTGCGGGCTCAGTTTACTTTTTAATGAAGGCAGAAGGTAAGAAAGGCAGAAGGCAGAAGGCAGAAGGCAGAAGGTAAGAAAGGTAAAAGGTAGAATTCACCTTGTACCCCCTTGCCCCTCTGCCCCATGCTCCAAAACTTAATAAGAATTTACGAAAATCGAGAATATTTTTGGTCAAGGTGGGAAATGGCGATCGATCCCTGCTTACCTAGCAAATTAGACGAATTAGTTATGAGTTATCTGTTTGATGAGAACGAGTTCAGGTGGGGTTTTTCGCGCGATCGCCATTCTTGAGCCACTTTAAAATCAGTATTTCCCTATTCACCAGCCCTGAGCTTAATTAGTTCCAGGGTTATTATATTTTTGTTTTTTGTACCTAAATATTATAAATAAAATCCCAAAATCATTCTAGATTGATTTTAAAAGACTCAAATAGGATTTAAGCGATAAAAGCAAAGCCAATGAATTTTATAGTCTCAAATAAACTGTTTTATATAGCAAATTGAAATTCCAACCCCTTTATTTCATTGGGAAGTTAGACAATAATGCAGTCAAAGAGATAAAGACCACTCTAAAAGCAGCGAATAAAATTCCGACACTTTTGACAAAGCACCATTAGTAGGAGAACACAAGCGTGAAACTTGCAGTTTACGGAAAAGGCGGTATCGGCAAATCAACGACAAGTTGTAATATCTCCGTAGCCCTTGCTAAACGGGGCAAAAAAGTCCTGCAAATAGGTTGTGACCCCAAACACGACAGCACCTT is a genomic window of Phormidium ambiguum IAM M-71 containing:
- a CDS encoding iron uptake porin; protein product: MNFVLFKSALLVASISTGVLLFASTVKASPIDRLDSTQEQLDNFGLDNELETSVEQVTSVSQLRDVQPTDWAFQALQSLVERYGCIEGYPDRTYRGNRAMTRYEFAAGLNSCLDRIQELIAALPQGVSKEDLEALRRLQEEFATELASLRGRVDALEARTEALERQQFSTTTKLTGNVWFNLTTAYAGDKVTAERSLRAPNSAFAPPQRDANNRPTRVERGNPQTTLSYYAFLNFNTSFTGKDLLVTQLVAGNGNSPANQFVSAGFFNSWGTPFLDQTGVITPNSVAIRELFYQFPIGEKIRVAIGPRINYYRYFDPNRFTFFLRGATSYQSNGSTLLNAIDRGSGAVFVWTPSTKFQFTVAYLAENTEFLNPVAGFNTSSNPVSGLFNSSNTISTQLAFSPSSNFNLRLIYARSSLKAYNGFIGGAAGEPLPYGYADDGFGGQVRDSGADTFVANFDWLITKNFGIFGRYSYGVIDINPKNPTRNGGEIRVQSIQAGLGFPDVGKKGALGVISFLIPYDYLSGTRFLLSGAGNGGTQYELEASYYYPINNNIAVVPAFYAIFNANNFDNNPTVFVGNLRAQFTF